A single Aspergillus puulaauensis MK2 DNA, chromosome 7, nearly complete sequence DNA region contains:
- a CDS encoding ketopantoate reductase family protein (COG:H;~EggNog:ENOG410PI3Z;~InterPro:IPR003710,IPR013752,IPR036291,IPR013332, IPR008927,IPR013328;~PFAM:PF02558,PF08546;~go_function: GO:0008677 - 2-dehydropantoate 2-reductase activity [Evidence IEA];~go_function: GO:0016491 - oxidoreductase activity [Evidence IEA];~go_process: GO:0015940 - pantothenate biosynthetic process [Evidence IEA];~go_process: GO:0055114 - oxidation-reduction process [Evidence IEA]) yields MTNILLVGSGGVGTIAALNLEAGGLASVTAVLRSNYNKVTTDGFHIKSVDHGEITHWRPSKILNKIPHSEKHFDYIVVTTKNIADASPTTAELISPAITPGKTVIVLIQNGLNIEKPVFEKFPQNVVLSGVSRVDSHEIATGVIEQVDHDRLIIGAFANPNPNGDGIDADAEAAARHFVQIYSAAGKTDCRYIPAAEVPFYRWQKLVYNACMNTICAITGLDTGRIQLAGDVVESLVRPAMNEIVAAAAAVGVRLPGDIVDRMISIDPVTAYLRPSMLEDVGRGNLTEFENILGEPLREGTARGMSMPTATFLYHTLKAIQWRVKEEKGMITIPSKSV; encoded by the exons ATGacaaacatcctcctcgtcggctcTGGCGGAGTAGGCACCATCGCAGCGCTCAATCTCGAAGCAGGCGGACTCGCCTCGGTGACTGCAGTGCTGCGCTCGAATTATAACAAAGTCACCACCGACGGCTTCCACATCAAGTCCGTCGACCACGGCGAGATCACGCACTGGAGGCCATCTAAAA TTTTGAATAAAATCCCCCACAGCGAAAAACACTTTGACTACATCGTCGTAACAACAAAAAACATCGCCGATGCATCCCCCACCACAGCAGAGCTTATCTCCCCTGCCATAACGCCAGGGAAAACAGTCATCGTGCTAATCCAAAACGGACTGAATATCGAGAAACCGGTATTCGAGAAATTCCCGCAGAATGTCGTCCTTTCTGGTGTTTCCCGGGTGGACTCGCACGAGATTGCAACCGGGGTTATTGAGCAGGTTGATCATGATCGGTTGATAATCGGGGCTTTTGcgaatccaaatccaaatggTGATGGTAttgatgcagatgcagaagcagcagcacgCCATTTCGTACAGATATACAGCGCAGCCGGCAAAACAGACTGCAGGTATATCCCCGCGGCAGAAGTCCCGTTCTACCGCTGGCAGAAGCTAGTCTACAATGCATGCATGAACACCATTTGCGCCATAACGGGTCTAGACACGGGACGGATTCAGCTGGCTGGTGACGTCGTGGAAAGCCTGGTCAGACCGGCCATGAATGAGAttgtggctgctgcggcggcggtgggCGTGCGGCTTCCGGGGGATATTGTGGATAGGATGATTAGTATTGATCCTGTCACGGCTTATTTGAGGCCGAGTAtgttggaggatgtgggGAgg GGGAATCTGACCGAGTTTGAGAATATCCTTGGAGAGCCGCTGCGAGAGGGTACAGCGCGAGGCATGAGTATGCCCACGGCGACATTCTTGTATCACACGCTCAAGGCGATTCAGTGGAGggtcaaggaggagaaggggatgATTACAATCCCGTCGAAGAGTGTTTAG
- a CDS encoding fungal specific transcription factor domain-containing protein (COG:S;~EggNog:ENOG410Q2VU;~InterPro:IPR007219;~PFAM:PF04082;~TransMembrane:1 (o478-497i);~go_function: GO:0003677 - DNA binding [Evidence IEA];~go_function: GO:0008270 - zinc ion binding [Evidence IEA];~go_process: GO:0006351 - transcription, DNA-templated [Evidence IEA]) has protein sequence MCVRAGVSCQARDAVNAPRRKKRAAARRQTGRPRHAVAGSDRPYENHGASSSAVGFAVNVFGQRATLYSNDRTGIPGRASPQPNARAEWTLEKLSIPPPAVLEAALQAYFDHMHWFICIFHEPEFMQCVTPLLRQSTWNERSRGRVIAALTVAALGLQCVVQDSRWPGHSLLASFSLQAASLRDDLIAEVRLHVLELMDECSLETVHVSLLLGTYYIFHGSPGLAWNMLGVSVRSAYALSMHCSAPGTPGGRRPDPILSQVYRRTWNHITVADTYSAMIYGRPASLDAAFCHLHEMAELDDTRLPPTVSRLLQDPTANRLMFHTQKYRLYEIIRTALNRFRLINLQTPVSPDSFASLVDAIADSRASLDNWKTQLSPILKGQYWREHPAFVPTANENGPLSPEARAFRHLFLQSQILQLTYDSAVLFINRPLLEYQARPEFRAVVAEHLPAIRLSMDLSLKAALRVSRVSPAHHESELSLAFVLMNFFTAGVILCLAPTSWPFSKAANEAKDGILRIIRASRNLRSRNKIAKHTEQLLTRLLKLSLRQELENALNSNNSESASDTNPREQDQVPSQHASPLQQSPRPAPTESCSSSTLKGYPGSSSADPLAQPAGDVPFPMTDMPAGDLDIEPLGEAGNLNSGLEISESGCYHQIDSYMDETMGAFGEMLFNLIPNDPYSAWNWGNNFR, from the exons ATGTGCGTGCGGGCCGGGGTGTCTTGTCAAGCAAGAGATGCCGTGAATGCTCCCCGTCGGAAGAAGCGCGCTGCAGCACGGCGTCAGACGGGTCGACCACGGCATGCTGTTGCAGGGTCTGATCGCCCGTATGAAAATCACGGCGCCAGCAGCTCTGCGGTTGGCTTTGCAGTGAATGTCTTTGGACAGCGCGCTACGCTATACTCCAACGACCGGACGGGCATTCCTGGCCGCGCCAGTCCCCAGCCCAACGCTCGAGCCGAGTGGACGCTGGAGAAACTGTCGATACCTCCGCCGGCGGTCCTGGAGGCTGCTCTACAGGCTTATTTTGACCATATGCACTGGTTTATCTGTATCTTCCATGAACCTGAGTTTATGCAATGCGTTACTCCCCTGCTTCGTCAGTCGACGTGGAACGAGAGATCTCGTGGCCGAGTGATAGCGGCTCTAACTGTCGCAGCTTTGGGACTCCAGTGCGTGGTACAGGATTCCAGATGGCCAGGGCATTCACTActggcttccttctctttgcAGGCAGCGAGCTTGCGGGATGACCTGATTGCTGAGGTCCGGCTGCATGTGCTGGAACTAATGGATGAATGCAGCCTGGAGACGGTCCATGTTTCTCTTCTCCTGGGCACATACTATATCTTCCACGGCTCTCCAGGACTCGCATGGAACATGCTTGGTGTCTCGGTCCGCTCTGCTTATGCTCTCTCAATGCACTGTTCCGCTCCAGGCACCCCCGGCGGTCGAAGGCCTGACCCGATCCTATCTCAAGTCTATCGCCGGACCTGGAATCACATCACCGTAGCAGATACGTACAGCGCCATGATATACGGCCGACCAGCCTCCCTTGACGCTGCATTCTGCCATCTGCACGAAATGGCTGAACTGGACGATACCCGTCTGCCGCCAACTGTGTCGCGTCTTCTTCAGGACCCAACTGCGAACCGCCTGATGTTCCATACCCAGAAGTATCGGCTGTATGAAATAATCCGAACGGCCCTCAACAGGTTTCGACTTATCAATCTGCAGACCCCGGTCTCCCCTGACTCTTTTGCCTCCCTCGTGGACGCCATTGCTGATTCCCGGGCATCCCTTGATAACTGGAAGACCCAACTATCCCCAATACTGAAAGGTCAATATTGGAGAGAACACCCTGCGTTCGTACCAACAGCCAACGAGAACGGCCCATTATCACCAGAAGCGCGAGCGTTCAGACACTTGTTCCTACAGTCACAGATTCTGCAATTGACGTACGACAGcgccgtcctcttcatcaacaggCCTCTTCTCGAATATCAAGCAAGGCCCGAGTTCCGAGCTGTTGTCGCTGAGCACCTGCCAGCCATCCGCCTGTCAATGGATCTCTCCTTAAAAGCCGCGCTTCGTGTCTCTCGCGTGTCACCGGCTCATCACGAGAGCGAGCTCAGTCTCGCCTTCGTCCTGATGAACTTCTTTACTGCCGGTGTAATACTATGCCTTGCCCCCACCTCATGGCCCTTCAGTAAAGCAGCAAATGAAGCTAAGGACGGAATATTACGCATTATCCGTGCAAGTCGGAACCTCCGGTCCAGGAATAAGATTGCAAAGCATACCGAACAGCTACTGACGCGGCTTTTGAAGTTGAGCCTGCGGCAGGAACTAGAAAATGCTctaaatagtaataatagtgAATCAGCTAGCGACACAAACCCGAGAGAGCAGGACCAGGTACCGTCGCAGCACGCCTCCCCTTTGCAGCAATCACCGCGACCAGCACCGACAGAATCATGCAGCTCGTCAACTTTGAAAGGTTATCCTGGCTCATCATCAGCCGATCCTCTGGCCCAACCCGCCGGTGATGTTCCGTTTCCCATGACGGATATGCCGGCGGGCGACCTTGATATCGAGCCCTTGGGCGAAGCAGGCAACTTGAATTCCGGCCTAGAGATATCTGAAAGCGGCTGCTACCATCAGATCGACTCCTACATGGATGAAACAATGGGTGCTTTTGGAGAAA TGCTGTTCAATCTCATCCCAAATGACCCCTACAGCGCTTGGAACTGGGGCAACAACTTCCGGTAG
- a CDS encoding uncharacterized protein (TransMembrane:1 (i121-146o)) has product MLWWKLLYCFTSHQDNLREDWGLVPAEGKQGPSESRPTTTPYSPPDTWITSGGSSAQQISDMVLLDLPWLTPIKHQLDSAFNECRNQKMNVRSLSAGGVMPGLPSSLNIRYFRQRAQRIRFFLWTLRISLGVGIVTIAVGIVMGVARRIARFALHNVQHSGPDALGVGGCQ; this is encoded by the exons ATGCTGTGGTGGAAGTTGCTTTACTGCTTTACTTCTCACCAAGACAATCTGCGAGAGGACTGGGGGCTGGTGCCAGCCGAGGGGAAGCAGGGTCCGAGTGAATCGAGACCCACAACTACTCCGTATTCTCCACCGGACACCTGGATAACTTCCGGTGGAAGCTCAGCCCAGCAAATCTCCGATATGGTCCTGCTCGATCTCCCGTGGTTAACCCCAATCAAGCACCAGCTCGATTCTGCCTTTAATGAATGTCGTAATCAGAAGATGAATGTCAGAAGCTTATCTGCCGGAGGGG TTATGCCAGGCCTCCCAAGCTCGCTCAATATCCGCTATTTCCGCCAGCGCGCCCAGCGCATACGGTTCTTCTTGTGGACGCTGCGCATTTCCCTCGGAGTTGGAATAGTCACTATTGCGGTTGGAATCGTGATGGGCGTGGCTCGTCGTATTGCTAGGTTTGCTCTGCACAACGTCCAGCACTCTGGACCCGATGCTTTGGGGGTGGGGGGTTGCCAGTAA
- a CDS encoding alpha/beta fold hydrolase (COG:S;~EggNog:ENOG410PJKG;~InterPro:IPR000073,IPR029058;~PFAM:PF12697), with protein sequence MTSSSLPPNSRPINIGTHSLALYTHGPEPTSPKDPVILFIPGLASDALVWQAVVRLLNSSLRSYTYDRSGYNNSESSPLAPSAENIALELSLLIETAPITNPLIIVAHSWAGVLSHEYVALKGTDRIAGLVLVDANHETTPLVIDIADPILWTVAAGVEPYSAKGIEAEHKLTLGEWEAFRAAESTDKFRLIADRESSEHYKPSFETLREKELGKRQPLLGSKPVYVIGGTRSRDWSGLYRAGVAKGNGTEEERRYVREMIERVDEKGNGLMREFLKLSTRSELVFATESGHFVQLTQPDVVVGGVNWVLRNLAS encoded by the coding sequence ATGACCTCTTCATCCCTCCCTCCAAACAGCCGTCCCATCAACATAGGCACCCACTCTCTAGCCCTCTACACCCACGGCCCAGAACCCACCAGCCCCAAGGACcccgtcatcctcttcatcccaggTCTAGCAAGCGACGCCCTAGTCTGGCAAGCCGTGGTACGACTATTGAATTCCTCACTGCGAAGCTACACCTACGACCGCTCCGGGTATAACAACTCAGAGTCCTCGCCTCTCGCCCCCTCAGCTGAGAACATCGCCTTGGAGCTCTCCCTCCTAATTGAAACGGCGCCGATCACGAACCCACTGATCATTGTTGCACATTCTTGGGCCGGCGTTCTCTCGCACGAGTACGTCGCGCTAAAAGGCACCGACCGGATCGCGGGCCTGGTGCTTGTCGATGCTAACCATGAGACGACGCCGCTGGTGATAGATATTGCAGATCCGATTCTGTGGACTGTTGCGGCGGGCGTGGAGCCGTACTCTGCCAAGGGGATTGAGGCGGAACATAAGCTGACCCTGGGAGAGTGGGAGGCGTTTAGGGCGGCAGAGTCAACGGACAAATTCAGGCTGATTGCAGATAGAGAGAGCTCGGAGCATTATAAGCCTAGTTTTGAGACTCTGCGGGAGAAGGAGTTGGGGAAGAGacagccgctgctggggagTAAGCCGGTTTATGTGATTGGGGGGACGAGAAGTAGGGATTGGAGTGGATTGTATAGGGCGGGTGTTGCGAAGGGGAAtgggacggaggaggagaggcgTTATGTGAGAGAGATGATTGAGAGGGtggatgagaaggggaatGGTCTGATGAGGGAGTTCCTGAAGTTGTCTACGAGGAGCGAGCTTGTCTTCGCTACGGAGAGTGGGCATTTTGTGCAGTTGACGCAGCcggatgttgttgttggtggagtGAATTGGGTCTTGCGTAACCTGGCATCTTAG
- a CDS encoding uncharacterized protein (SECRETED:SignalP(1-17)), translating into MRASITLLTAFLAAAVAQDYPFTEYVCETSDGSPYLHHVNQLIDGLGSADVGKRICNPGSGCGKTITEYSGGGGAGFMICGDSYRCGLSDNLPCAGPTCGGILARVAGEAIGGIRDNCQGPDSKGDTRVGGTQKVHYSADYVSEIRLFTRPG; encoded by the exons ATGCGAGCCTCCATTACTCTGCTTACCGCATTCCTCGCCGCAGCCGTGGCCCAGGACTACCCCTTCACCGAATACGTCTGCGAGACCAGCGACGGCAGCCCCTACCTGCACCATGTGAACCAGCTCATCGACGGGCTCGGCAGCGCCGACGTAGGAAAGCGAATCTGCAACCCTGGCAGCGGCTGCGGCAAAACAATCACCGAGTATTccggcggcggtggtgctgggTTTATGATTTGTGGTGATTCTTACCGA TGCGGCCTCAGCGATAACCTCCCCTGTGCGGGACCGACCTGTGGTGGTATTCTGGCCCGAGTTGCTGGTGAGGCTATTGGAGGCATCCGGGATAATTGTCAAGGACCTGACTCGAAGGGGGACACTCGCGTTGGTGGTACTCAGAAGGTGCACTATAGTGCGGATTATGTCTCTGAGATCAGGCTTTTTACCCGCCCTGGCTAG